In Anseongella ginsenosidimutans, one genomic interval encodes:
- a CDS encoding TlpA family protein disulfide reductase encodes MCRKIIVSFLFFFCAGAFAHAQEIPYTIPEFTFYKMDDTPFTREDLSRTSNIVFVFFSTTCHHCQDETRAMGEHSGDFDQSTLYFISKENKSDIRKFMDTYGKQLKDKSNVHVLRDPQSEFVLKFNPTQYPSVYIYTPTRQLVKHFSGETPISEITAALK; translated from the coding sequence GGCGCTTTCGCGCATGCCCAGGAAATTCCTTATACCATTCCGGAATTCACTTTTTACAAGATGGACGACACGCCCTTTACGCGGGAAGACCTTAGCAGGACCAGTAATATCGTCTTTGTTTTCTTCAGTACTACCTGTCATCATTGCCAGGACGAGACCCGGGCTATGGGCGAACATTCCGGCGATTTCGACCAGTCCACCCTTTATTTTATTTCGAAAGAAAACAAAAGCGATATCCGCAAATTCATGGACACCTATGGAAAGCAGCTGAAAGACAAGTCCAATGTACATGTACTCCGGGACCCGCAGAGCGAATTTGTACTGAAATTCAACCCGACGCAATATCCTTCGGTTTACATTTATACACCCACCCGCCAGCTGGTAAAACATTTCAGCGGGGAAACGCCTATTTCCGAAATTACCGCGGCGCTCAAATAA